A region of Anguilla rostrata isolate EN2019 chromosome 10, ASM1855537v3, whole genome shotgun sequence DNA encodes the following proteins:
- the si:dkey-193c22.1 gene encoding uncharacterized protein si:dkey-193c22.1 isoform X4 has translation MSLKEHVSLPVATGVLLFGIPYSISLLVQWMYGWPNKPSYEKYIEAIRPRRIYRLTRAVLGMLKCVQYGKLYFQWRLWYKNADNHKHFKKGISFGRRSNKLDLYYCPNMDQSRAEPTPVVVFVYGGAWGSGDRGMYCLLASQMAKELNAMVVCPDYSTYPKGNVLDMVQDIADSLLWVKENGDMFNIDNVSLALIGHSAGAHLCALTTLFLVNGAKELGIEATKQREITALIKGVAGLSGVYNILDHYRHEKTRGVEYVSPMHKAMGGIENFDYYSPTSTLKTLTDDQLKTVPPFCLIHGTGDGTVPVVSSLKFSDALADLSVKVSLYLLPQVGHTEMVTDLMAPDSNCYHTVYGCIKQVFNKYTGNC, from the exons ATGAGCTTAAAGGAACATGTTTCGTTGCCAGTGGCTACAGGAGTGCTGCTGTTTGGCATTCCGTACAGTATCTCCCTCTTAGTCCAGTGGATGTACGGCTGGCCAAATAAACCAAGTTACGAGAAGTATATAGAAGCTATAAGGCCCAG gcGGATATACCGTTTAACCAGAGCTGTGCTGGGAATGCTTAAATGTGTCCAGTACGGTAAACTGTATTTTCAGTGGAGATTATGGTACAAAAATGCTGATAaccataaacattttaaaaag GGTATCTCTTTTGGTCGCCGTTCCAACAAACTGGACCTGTACTACTGTCCAAATATGGACCAATCACGTGCTGAACCTACACCTGTAGTTGTATTTGTGTATGGAGGTGCATGGGGATCAGGGGATAGAGGCATGTACTGCTTGCTGGCATCTCAGATGGCGAAGGAGCTCAATGCAATGGTGGTCTGCCCTGACTATTCAACCTATCCAAAG GGCAATGTTCTGGATATGGTTCAAGATATTGCTGACAGTCTGTTGTGGGTGAAAGAAAATGGTGACATGTTTAACATTGATAAT gTCAGCCTTGCATTGATTGGCCACTCAGCTGGTGCACACTTGTGTGCCCTGACTACACTCTTTCTGGTCAACGGTGCTAAGGAACTGGGAATAGAGGCTACCAAACAGAGAGAAATCACCGCTTTGATCAAAGGGGTAGCAG GGCTGAGCGGGGTTTACAATATCTTGGATCATTATCGGCACGAGAAAACTCGGGGTGTGGAATATGTTTCTCCAATGCACAAAGCAATGGGGGGAATTGAGAACTTTGATTACTATTCACCTACTTCCACGCTGAAGACACTCACAGATGACCAACTGAAGAC AGTGCCTCCGTTCTGTTTGATCCACGGAACTGGCGATGGAACCGTTCCCGTGGTATCATCCCTGAAGTTCTCAGACGCTCTCGCCGACCTCTCTGTGAAGGTGTCCCTCTACCTCCTGCCCCAAGTGGGCCACACAGAGATGGTCACGGACTTAATGGCCCCCGACAGCAATTGCTACCACACTGTCTACGGCTGCATTAAACAGGTATTCAATAAATACACAGGAAATTGTTGA
- the si:dkey-193c22.1 gene encoding uncharacterized protein si:dkey-193c22.1 isoform X3: protein MMSLKEHVSLPVATGVLLFGIPYSISLLVQWMYGWPNKPSYEKYIEAIRPRRIYRLTRAVLGMLKCVQYGKLYFQWRLWYKNADNHKHFKKGISFGRRSNKLDLYYCPNMDQSRAEPTPVVVFVYGGAWGSGDRGMYCLLASQMAKELNAMVVCPDYSTYPKGNVLDMVQDIADSLLWVKENGDMFNIDNVSLALIGHSAGAHLCALTTLFLVNGAKELGIEATKQREITALIKGVAGLSGVYNILDHYRHEKTRGVEYVSPMHKAMGGIENFDYYSPTSTLKTLTDDQLKTVPPFCLIHGTGDGTVPVVSSLKFSDALADLSVKVSLYLLPQVGHTEMVTDLMAPDSNCYHTVYGCIKQVFNKYTGNC, encoded by the exons AT GATGAGCTTAAAGGAACATGTTTCGTTGCCAGTGGCTACAGGAGTGCTGCTGTTTGGCATTCCGTACAGTATCTCCCTCTTAGTCCAGTGGATGTACGGCTGGCCAAATAAACCAAGTTACGAGAAGTATATAGAAGCTATAAGGCCCAG gcGGATATACCGTTTAACCAGAGCTGTGCTGGGAATGCTTAAATGTGTCCAGTACGGTAAACTGTATTTTCAGTGGAGATTATGGTACAAAAATGCTGATAaccataaacattttaaaaag GGTATCTCTTTTGGTCGCCGTTCCAACAAACTGGACCTGTACTACTGTCCAAATATGGACCAATCACGTGCTGAACCTACACCTGTAGTTGTATTTGTGTATGGAGGTGCATGGGGATCAGGGGATAGAGGCATGTACTGCTTGCTGGCATCTCAGATGGCGAAGGAGCTCAATGCAATGGTGGTCTGCCCTGACTATTCAACCTATCCAAAG GGCAATGTTCTGGATATGGTTCAAGATATTGCTGACAGTCTGTTGTGGGTGAAAGAAAATGGTGACATGTTTAACATTGATAAT gTCAGCCTTGCATTGATTGGCCACTCAGCTGGTGCACACTTGTGTGCCCTGACTACACTCTTTCTGGTCAACGGTGCTAAGGAACTGGGAATAGAGGCTACCAAACAGAGAGAAATCACCGCTTTGATCAAAGGGGTAGCAG GGCTGAGCGGGGTTTACAATATCTTGGATCATTATCGGCACGAGAAAACTCGGGGTGTGGAATATGTTTCTCCAATGCACAAAGCAATGGGGGGAATTGAGAACTTTGATTACTATTCACCTACTTCCACGCTGAAGACACTCACAGATGACCAACTGAAGAC AGTGCCTCCGTTCTGTTTGATCCACGGAACTGGCGATGGAACCGTTCCCGTGGTATCATCCCTGAAGTTCTCAGACGCTCTCGCCGACCTCTCTGTGAAGGTGTCCCTCTACCTCCTGCCCCAAGTGGGCCACACAGAGATGGTCACGGACTTAATGGCCCCCGACAGCAATTGCTACCACACTGTCTACGGCTGCATTAAACAGGTATTCAATAAATACACAGGAAATTGTTGA
- the si:dkey-193c22.1 gene encoding uncharacterized protein si:dkey-193c22.1 isoform X2: protein MLVSIAKFIPEDEESMSLKEHVSLPVATGVLLFGIPYSISLLVQWMYGWPNKPSYEKYIEAIRPRRIYRLTRAVLGMLKCVQYGKLYFQWRLWYKNADNHKHFKKGISFGRRSNKLDLYYCPNMDQSRAEPTPVVVFVYGGAWGSGDRGMYCLLASQMAKELNAMVVCPDYSTYPKGNVLDMVQDIADSLLWVKENGDMFNIDNVSLALIGHSAGAHLCALTTLFLVNGAKELGIEATKQREITALIKGVAGLSGVYNILDHYRHEKTRGVEYVSPMHKAMGGIENFDYYSPTSTLKTLTDDQLKTVPPFCLIHGTGDGTVPVVSSLKFSDALADLSVKVSLYLLPQVGHTEMVTDLMAPDSNCYHTVYGCIKQVFNKYTGNC, encoded by the exons ATGCTGGTAAGCATTGCAAAGTTTATTCCGGAAGATGAAGAGTC GATGAGCTTAAAGGAACATGTTTCGTTGCCAGTGGCTACAGGAGTGCTGCTGTTTGGCATTCCGTACAGTATCTCCCTCTTAGTCCAGTGGATGTACGGCTGGCCAAATAAACCAAGTTACGAGAAGTATATAGAAGCTATAAGGCCCAG gcGGATATACCGTTTAACCAGAGCTGTGCTGGGAATGCTTAAATGTGTCCAGTACGGTAAACTGTATTTTCAGTGGAGATTATGGTACAAAAATGCTGATAaccataaacattttaaaaag GGTATCTCTTTTGGTCGCCGTTCCAACAAACTGGACCTGTACTACTGTCCAAATATGGACCAATCACGTGCTGAACCTACACCTGTAGTTGTATTTGTGTATGGAGGTGCATGGGGATCAGGGGATAGAGGCATGTACTGCTTGCTGGCATCTCAGATGGCGAAGGAGCTCAATGCAATGGTGGTCTGCCCTGACTATTCAACCTATCCAAAG GGCAATGTTCTGGATATGGTTCAAGATATTGCTGACAGTCTGTTGTGGGTGAAAGAAAATGGTGACATGTTTAACATTGATAAT gTCAGCCTTGCATTGATTGGCCACTCAGCTGGTGCACACTTGTGTGCCCTGACTACACTCTTTCTGGTCAACGGTGCTAAGGAACTGGGAATAGAGGCTACCAAACAGAGAGAAATCACCGCTTTGATCAAAGGGGTAGCAG GGCTGAGCGGGGTTTACAATATCTTGGATCATTATCGGCACGAGAAAACTCGGGGTGTGGAATATGTTTCTCCAATGCACAAAGCAATGGGGGGAATTGAGAACTTTGATTACTATTCACCTACTTCCACGCTGAAGACACTCACAGATGACCAACTGAAGAC AGTGCCTCCGTTCTGTTTGATCCACGGAACTGGCGATGGAACCGTTCCCGTGGTATCATCCCTGAAGTTCTCAGACGCTCTCGCCGACCTCTCTGTGAAGGTGTCCCTCTACCTCCTGCCCCAAGTGGGCCACACAGAGATGGTCACGGACTTAATGGCCCCCGACAGCAATTGCTACCACACTGTCTACGGCTGCATTAAACAGGTATTCAATAAATACACAGGAAATTGTTGA
- the si:dkey-193c22.1 gene encoding uncharacterized protein si:dkey-193c22.1 isoform X1: MKSLKLVTLGWCLKSLVTKMMSLKEHVSLPVATGVLLFGIPYSISLLVQWMYGWPNKPSYEKYIEAIRPRRIYRLTRAVLGMLKCVQYGKLYFQWRLWYKNADNHKHFKKGISFGRRSNKLDLYYCPNMDQSRAEPTPVVVFVYGGAWGSGDRGMYCLLASQMAKELNAMVVCPDYSTYPKGNVLDMVQDIADSLLWVKENGDMFNIDNVSLALIGHSAGAHLCALTTLFLVNGAKELGIEATKQREITALIKGVAGLSGVYNILDHYRHEKTRGVEYVSPMHKAMGGIENFDYYSPTSTLKTLTDDQLKTVPPFCLIHGTGDGTVPVVSSLKFSDALADLSVKVSLYLLPQVGHTEMVTDLMAPDSNCYHTVYGCIKQVFNKYTGNC, from the exons ATGAAGAGTC TTAAATTGGTCACGTTGGGCTGGTGCCTCAAATCCCTGGTCACGAAAAT GATGAGCTTAAAGGAACATGTTTCGTTGCCAGTGGCTACAGGAGTGCTGCTGTTTGGCATTCCGTACAGTATCTCCCTCTTAGTCCAGTGGATGTACGGCTGGCCAAATAAACCAAGTTACGAGAAGTATATAGAAGCTATAAGGCCCAG gcGGATATACCGTTTAACCAGAGCTGTGCTGGGAATGCTTAAATGTGTCCAGTACGGTAAACTGTATTTTCAGTGGAGATTATGGTACAAAAATGCTGATAaccataaacattttaaaaag GGTATCTCTTTTGGTCGCCGTTCCAACAAACTGGACCTGTACTACTGTCCAAATATGGACCAATCACGTGCTGAACCTACACCTGTAGTTGTATTTGTGTATGGAGGTGCATGGGGATCAGGGGATAGAGGCATGTACTGCTTGCTGGCATCTCAGATGGCGAAGGAGCTCAATGCAATGGTGGTCTGCCCTGACTATTCAACCTATCCAAAG GGCAATGTTCTGGATATGGTTCAAGATATTGCTGACAGTCTGTTGTGGGTGAAAGAAAATGGTGACATGTTTAACATTGATAAT gTCAGCCTTGCATTGATTGGCCACTCAGCTGGTGCACACTTGTGTGCCCTGACTACACTCTTTCTGGTCAACGGTGCTAAGGAACTGGGAATAGAGGCTACCAAACAGAGAGAAATCACCGCTTTGATCAAAGGGGTAGCAG GGCTGAGCGGGGTTTACAATATCTTGGATCATTATCGGCACGAGAAAACTCGGGGTGTGGAATATGTTTCTCCAATGCACAAAGCAATGGGGGGAATTGAGAACTTTGATTACTATTCACCTACTTCCACGCTGAAGACACTCACAGATGACCAACTGAAGAC AGTGCCTCCGTTCTGTTTGATCCACGGAACTGGCGATGGAACCGTTCCCGTGGTATCATCCCTGAAGTTCTCAGACGCTCTCGCCGACCTCTCTGTGAAGGTGTCCCTCTACCTCCTGCCCCAAGTGGGCCACACAGAGATGGTCACGGACTTAATGGCCCCCGACAGCAATTGCTACCACACTGTCTACGGCTGCATTAAACAGGTATTCAATAAATACACAGGAAATTGTTGA